One part of the Zingiber officinale cultivar Zhangliang unplaced genomic scaffold, Zo_v1.1 ctg130, whole genome shotgun sequence genome encodes these proteins:
- the LOC122036011 gene encoding coronatine-insensitive protein homolog 1a-like, producing the protein MEPKNCQMRLEVPDAALELVLGYMDDPLDREAVSLVCQRWYNIDARSRKQVTIAICYSTSPDRLRRRFPNLESLKLKGKPRAAMFNLIPEEWGGYAGPWVRGLAESLSCLKSVHFRRMIIEDEDIDVLVRARGDKLKSIKIDKCSGFSTNGLMTIARSCKNMTTLFLEESSIVDNNSNDNRWIRVLALNNCVLEALNFYMTELKVTPQDLELLARNCKSLSSLKISECDISFLIHFFQEATLLEEFGGGSFNDQVGEINMYQTVRFPPKLCCVGLMYMGTNEMHLLFPFATSLKKLDLQYTFLQTEDHCQLIQRCPNLEVLEVRDVIGDRGLEVVAQTCKKLKRLRIERGDDEQGLEDEQGRVTQVGLSMLAQGCPELEYLAVYVSDITNAALEALGTFSKNLCDFRLVLLDREKKITDLPLDNGVRSLLRGCTKLKRFALYLRPGGLSDLGLAYIGEYSGNVRWILMGNVGDSDIGLLRFSRGCPRLQKLELRSCCFSERALAIAAQQLPSLRYLWVQGYGASQNGASFLSMAHRFWNIELIPPSQDTASEEVEDRRGEAQILAYYSLVGRRNDCPESVIPLLA; encoded by the exons ATGGAGCCGAAGAACTGCCAGATGAGGCTTGAGGTTCCGGACGCCGCGTTGGAGTTAGTGCTGGGTTACATGGACGACCCGCTCGATAGGGAGGCGGTCTCGTTGGTATGCCAGCGGTGGTACAACATCGACGCCCGGTCGCGGAAGCAGGTGACGATTGCTATCTGTTACTCCACAAGCCCCGATCGGCTCCGCCGTAGGTTCCCCAACCTGGAGTCGCTAAAGCTCAAAGGCAAGCCCCGCGCTGCCATGTTCAACCTCATCCCAGAAGAGTGGGGTGGCTATGCTGGTCCGTGGGTTCGTGGCCTCGCCGAGTCCCTTAGTTGCCTCAAGTCCGTCCACTTTCGCCGTATGATCATTGAGGACGAGGACATTGATGTGCTGGTTAGGGCTAGAGGGGACAAGCTCAAGTCGATTAAGATTGACAAGTGCTCAGGATTCTCAACAAACGGCCTCATGACCATTGCCCGTTCTTGCAA AAACATGACAACATTATTCTTGGAAGAAAGCTCAATTGTTGACAATAATAGTAATGACAATAGATGGATTCGAGTTCTTGCTCTTAACAACTGTGTGTTGGAGGCGTTGAACTTTTACATGACAGAACTCAAAGTTACACCGCAAGACCTTGAGCTACTTGCCAGGAATTGCAAATCATTATCTTCTTTGAAAATCAGTGAATGTGATATCTCTTTTCTAATCCATTTTTTCCAAGAAGCAACGTTACTAGAAGAATTTGGCGGGGGATCATTTAATGATCAGGTTGGAGAGATCAACATGTATCAAACAGTTAGATTTCCTCCAAAGCTGTGTTGCGTTGGCCTTATGTATATGGGTACAAATGAAATGCACTTATTATTTCCATTTGCTACTTCGCTCAAGAAGCTGGACTTGCAGTATACATTTCTCCAGACTGAGGATCACTGTCAGCTGATCCAACGCTGTCCAAATTTAGAGGTTCTAGAG GTTAGGGATGTGATTGGAGATAGAGGGTTAGAAGTCGTGGCCCAGACATGTAAGAAACTGAAAAGACTCAGAATTGAGCGAGGTGATGATGAACAAGGCCTGGAGGACGAGCAGGGTCGAGTCACACAAGTTGGTCTATCCATGCTAGCTCAAGGATGTCCTGAGCTAGAGTACTTGGCAGTATATGTCTCTGATATAACAAATGCAGCCCTTGAAGCTCTCGGCACTTTCAGCAAAAACCTCTGTGATTTCCGGCTTGTTCTGCTTgacagagaaaagaaaataacagATCTACCCCTTGATAATGGTGTCCGGTCTCTGCTCAGAGGTTGCACAAAGCTCAAGAGGTTTGCTCTCTACCTTAGACCAGGCGGACTGTCGGATTTAGGTCTTGCTTATATTGGAGAGTACAGCGGCAATGTCCGCTGGATACTGATGGGCAATGTTGGTGATTCTGACATCGGATTGCTGAGGTTTTCGAGAGGATGCCCGCGCTTGCAAAAGCTTGAgctaaggagctgttgtttcagCGAGCGTGCTTTGGCTATTGCAGCTCAGCAACTGCCTTCTTTGAGGTACTTGTGGGTGCAAGGGTACGGGGCATCTCAGAATGGCGCTAGTTTTTTGTCAATGGCACATCGGTTCTGGAATATAGAATTAATTCCTCCAAGCCAGGATACTGCTTCCGAAGAAGTGGAAGATAGGCGTGGAGAAGCGCAGATACTTGCCTACTACTCCCTTGTTG